The Chryseobacterium nakagawai genome has a segment encoding these proteins:
- the tilS gene encoding tRNA lysidine(34) synthetase TilS, with protein sequence MLKKSSFRKQLENLIHQPENHSYLLAVSGGADSMALVSLFRDLRDEKQNLEYSFQVAHINYKLRGEDSDRDEKVVQDFCEKNHIRFHLYEVSEKDQKPDNSIQLWARELRYAFFKKIQEKQKLEYLVTAHHLNDQLETFIINLSKAAGINGLSGIPSNDNYILRPLLPFSKQEIYQFTEENNIEFREDLSNKKSDYLRNKIRNEIVPKLLETNDHFLENFKKSSLYLNQTKDFVQKQIQEIENRLTIFNPDHKILSKEKLDQESDFVKFEILKKYGFNQEEEIPKIFKAENNRSFFSKEYQLIINRDELIFTEKNNVSEIEEEIILIHHFDFSENQVLINLVNHIENINEINKRFEWDFDAEKLHFPLYLRKQQDGDEFYPIGFSGKKKVSKFFRDEKLSVLSKEKSWLLCDSRNHILGVIPLRQDRRYQTDRNTQKKITVVWTEEQLIH encoded by the coding sequence ATGTTGAAAAAATCAAGCTTCAGAAAACAATTAGAAAACCTTATTCACCAACCGGAAAACCACTCCTATCTTTTAGCAGTAAGCGGAGGGGCTGACTCTATGGCTCTGGTCTCATTATTCCGCGATTTGAGAGATGAAAAGCAGAATTTGGAATATTCATTTCAGGTGGCTCATATCAATTACAAACTTCGGGGAGAAGATTCGGATAGGGATGAAAAAGTAGTGCAGGATTTTTGTGAGAAAAATCACATCAGGTTCCATCTGTATGAAGTTTCGGAAAAGGATCAAAAACCGGATAATTCTATCCAACTTTGGGCCAGAGAACTTAGATATGCTTTTTTTAAGAAAATTCAGGAAAAGCAAAAACTGGAATATCTGGTTACCGCTCATCACCTCAACGATCAGTTGGAAACTTTTATCATCAATCTTTCCAAAGCTGCTGGAATCAATGGGCTAAGTGGGATTCCCTCCAATGACAATTATATCCTCCGTCCGCTTTTACCATTTTCAAAGCAGGAAATTTATCAGTTTACAGAAGAAAACAATATTGAGTTCCGGGAAGATCTTTCCAATAAAAAGAGTGATTATCTGAGAAACAAGATCAGAAATGAAATTGTTCCGAAATTACTGGAAACCAATGATCACTTTCTGGAAAACTTCAAAAAAAGTTCTTTATACCTCAATCAAACCAAAGATTTTGTCCAGAAACAGATTCAGGAAATAGAAAATCGCCTTACGATATTTAACCCAGACCATAAAATCTTATCAAAGGAAAAGCTGGATCAGGAAAGCGATTTCGTGAAATTTGAAATTTTAAAAAAATACGGCTTCAACCAAGAGGAAGAAATCCCTAAAATTTTTAAAGCAGAAAATAACCGTTCTTTTTTTTCAAAGGAATATCAGTTGATCATCAATCGTGATGAACTGATTTTTACGGAGAAAAATAATGTATCGGAAATCGAAGAGGAAATAATACTGATTCATCATTTTGATTTTTCCGAAAACCAAGTCCTCATCAATCTCGTAAATCATATTGAAAACATTAATGAAATCAATAAAAGATTTGAATGGGATTTTGATGCTGAAAAGCTTCACTTTCCACTCTATTTGAGAAAACAGCAGGATGGAGATGAGTTTTATCCAATAGGTTTTTCGGGTAAAAAGAAAGTTTCTAAATTTTTTAGAGACGAAAAACTATCTGTTCTGAGCAAGGAAAAGAGTTGGTTATTGTGTGATTCAAGAAACCATATTCTGGGAGTAATTCCTCTAAGACAGGACCGCAGGTATCAGACAGATAGAAATACTCAAAAAAAGATAACTGT